CTTGAAATGTAAGCCTCTGCTGGGTTTGTGTCCTTACAGACTGAgattcaaatacaaaatttttgtaatattcaaCTTTAAAGTAATCTATTTTTGTACtcgtaaacaaattttgaatttaaattttgttttttaaacaaaaaagttcattTTAGGTAAGGTCGGAGTAAAATTGtctccgatttaaaaaaaaaatgaccaAAAATCCCAATTTGGTATTTTACCCTTAAGgttagtactctgttcatatttgcgaaaaatgaTGGTTGTTTCGTGCGAacaattttatatgcaaaaacaTGATCAGCtgttgattttaattttgtgcGAAATAAGTGCTGCTTATATATAttataaggttgccagatgtatttcacatgtttttaacaaaaagaacagagtactgcttttgcaaatatttcgcaaatatttcattccaaatattttatatgtagtttgacagcatttcgcacgaaattttgaacagagaaCTTAGCTTTAAAGTACGCTTTTGAAGAATAAGCCTATTTTAATCTTATGAGACTTTATAAGTTTATGTAAGGCTACGATAAACTTATAAAGTCTCATAAGTAAGAGGAAACTTTTCCATGAACATTTCTTTCTTAATGATTGCAAATTGTAGTGGAGAGGTTCATTTTCACAGCTTATTTAATTAACttgtcaatttttgtttataatagaAGATTTTCCAGAATAGAAGTCTCGAAAAAACGGTCTGGCATAGTATGTGCCTGAGTAAATGAGAATCTTGTGGAAATTAATGATAACTTGTCTTGGTATATGAAACTAATGAAACCTTCTTActagaaacaaatattttattccaataagattttaaataacaatagttGATCATCCCCAAAGTATGCTGTTATAATTAATTTGCTTTTAATAGAtaggcattttaaaaattattaaaagatgACACCAGTACTTAAAATAATCCATGATGATACACTCCACCACTAATTGTAATGGTAACAtgtaaattagtttaattttacatctGAGAAACTTCAGCTGACGACAAGGCAAATGCTCTAATCATTAGCGTTTTATAACTCAACactattcaaataatttattgttttttatacccttcaccatgagtgccaatatataagtttgtcattccgtttgtaatttcacaaataaataaatttttcatttgcgaagcTTAAATATTGCAGACTTGATATAGTCATATCCTGCAGTTTGTTAAagtcaactttctgaagcccccaaataactttcatacatgattgatacatcattATAATGGCTATAGCCCAACTTAGCTTTCTAAAATCGGTTTTTCgcttcaaatagttttttaatatttgttttaaagcaTACTAGGTGAATTCGGCACATCCTAATATAGCactcttgttatacccttcaccttcgtgagaagggtatatataagtttgtcattccgtttgcaatttctacatttttcatttccgaccctataaagtatatatgtatattctggatccttatagatagcggagtcgattaagccatgtccgtctgtctgtctgtccgtctgtctgttgaaatcaattttctaaagaccccagatatcttcgggatccaaatcttcaatcaTTCTGTcatacatgctttcgagaagtttgctatttaaaatcagcaaaatcggtccataaataacggagatatgagcaaaaaaccgggacaacctcgatttttgacctatttttgatctatgtatggattactaagtcattaatatagacaatatggatatctaatgatagatatttcaaagtccattgcaacgatgtacataaggctatagtaagttggacctacaatgggtcaaaatcgggaaaaatatttttaaaccgaatttttttttcatcaaaaaatttttattgtcatacatttttttttccaaaaaaaaaatttttaaaaaaaatttcgaaaaaaaatttttaaaaaaaatttcgaaaaaaaatttttaaaaaaaaaattaaaaaaaaattttaataacaattttgtttacctaaaaaaattattttaaagtataatttggtgaagggtatataagattcggcacagccgaatatagctctcttacttgtttttttcctgCAATTACCATTGACAATACAATgcaatttcgaaaataattaaaacaccattgcattttttaacaaatttttatattttttataaatttattggtttcatcttaaatacatatttatgggACAAACTACTACACACAATACAATATGTAAATGTTTTCTTAACATATTCAAacaatagaaagaaaaattgttggcaaatttaattgttttctaagtgaataaaacaactttaaagAATTTCAATTAAGTTTCGTTTTTGgtgaaattgcaaaaaaaaaaatagaagtagcagtaaaatgtaataaaattccacaagaatttagttttattaaagcaatttgtatataaatgttGTTAAAACAACAGTTGCACATgagaaaaatgtatcaaaaataagaaaatggaaataaattttattaagattaAAACGagattcatatttgtttttgttgtttggaattaaaattaaaacaagagaAGAGAATCAAGTACATAAATACATTACAAATGTTATTTAAATCTGTATATTCTCTAAAAGTCtaagatttcaaaatatttagaataaaatCTAATAGTTAAATGAATGAAaagataaatatatatatacataagtatgtacatatgtatttatataaattcgtagtatataatgtaaacaaataatcgAAAAGCTTTTGAATGAGTTAAAGGGAAGAGTGGATGGCAGAGAGAGAAAAAGTGTAGGTATGTATAATGAATAAAttgattttagaaaatatttaaaattaaacaataagaGTAATTAATTGCACTATATGGCAAATTCGCCATGATCAGGTTCCAAATCACAAGGACGTCTGAATTCTTGACGGCGTTCATGAATCCATTTATTGGAAACtgttaaagaaaaagaaaatacaaaaagaattaaaatatatgatataaaatgaattaaaattaattaattgaaatttccattatttttagcTTACCCCATTTTGAACCAGTAAGTACCGGACAGGCTGCATGTCTTGTTCTGTAATCACCTTCTCCCGATCTATGTAAATTGTACCAGAAAGCAGCTGCTCCCTTTTTGGGCCAAACAGCCGTATTGATGGCTGTGAAAACAGTAGCACCACCTTGTTCAACATCACTCATCTTTAAAgaagaaaacataaatattataaaaatataaaataaattaaaagcccTAGAGTTCAAAACTTACATAAAACAAAACAGTGGCTATACGATTGCCTGAATTAAGTCCTTGGAAAGCACGTATTTCTTCACGCTGTAATacagaaaacaattttatattattaaactaaaagccatacatttaaacaaatcttaatttatataaagtacGAATAGCAATAatgttgaaacatttttttaacaccAGTCTCCAAGGGAATCATTTGCAAATGTTTGCATAAAATAAAGTGGTCagtacatattttctaatttcactaattagaaaaataaacaacattttaatatttattaaaagtacTTATGTATGTTGTTAGAAACTGCAAAATGtttcacaatttttataatGCGATGTGGGTTGGCAAATCTCATTGCAcatttgttttgtaaaggtGTCCTGTACTTTCTTTTGATGGTTATAATAAACTAAAGAGATATGTAGGTATTAAAACAGTTATTAAAGTTCGTATTTGCACCGTATCGAAATTCTCTAACAAGCCACTTCTTGATCTGCTATATTGTGACGACTCGAGCGAGATTTTGTGCATTACTATGTCAACTAAAGTTATTTGTTATGTTATGTCATTGCAAGACAACCATGTCATAAAGAATACTAGCTATAGTTCCTATCATAGAGTTGAAACTCgatcaaattttatcaaaaatcatAAGGAGTgatatatttggctgtgccgaatcgtatataTCTTCTACAAAGtataaatattgaagaaatttgttgtaaaataggtaaaaacaagtaagaaagtatggtcggtcaagcccgaccatataataccctacaccaagtaaatgagtaaaaatatttttcttttaaaatatcaataatttatattcgtgagtgattttcggaagtgggccttatatgggagctatgaccaattatggaccgatcaccataaaaggtcgtgtgatttatgtttatatgaaagttatttatgttgaattttgtgtatataccaatatttttaagtgatttaagcactttaaagtgattttcggaagcgggtctatatgggagctatgactaattatggaccgatcgtaacaaaatttggtgacatgaagtttgtataaataaaacttatttggagcgaaatttgtgtagatacatatataaatttaacatttatgaccgataaagtccaatttcgagaggacatttgtatgggagctaggtgaaataatggaccgatttcagccactttcaataggcttcatccttgggccgaaaaaatgatatgtaccaaattttatcgaaatatcttaaaaattgcgacctgtactctgcgcacaaggtttacatggacagccagccagccagacggacggacatcgtttactcgactcagaaagtgattctaagtcgatcggtatactttaaggtgggtgttagaccaatatttttgggcgttacacacatctgcacaaacgcataataccctcaccactatggtggtgtagggtataaatataaaggTAGtcgtgttttttataccctacaccaccatagtggggagggtattatgcgtttgtgcagatgtttgtaacgcccaaaaatattagtctaacacccaccttaaagtataccgatcgacttagaatcactttctgagtcgattaagcgatgtccgtccgtccgtccgtccgtccgtccgtccgtccgtccgtctggttggctggctggctggctggctggctggctggctgtccatgtaaaccttgtgcgcagagtacaggtcgcaattttgaagatatttcgatcaaatttggtacatattattttttcggcccaaggatgaagcctattgaaactgtctgaaatcggtccactatttcacctagcccccatacgaatgtcctcccgaaattggactttatcggtcataaatgtttaatttatatatgtatctccacaaattccgctccaaataagttttatatacacaaaattcatgtcaccaaattttgttacgatcggtccataattagtcatagctcccatatagacccgcttccgaaaatcactttaacgtgcataaatcgcttaaaaatgttggtaaacacacaaaattcaacatagttaactttaatatagacgtaaatcacatgacctaatttcatggtgatcggtccataattggtcatagcccccatataaccccacttccgaaaatcactcaaaaatataaattattgaaattttaaaagaaaaattttttttctcttttacttagtgtagggtgttatatggtcgggcttgaccgaccatactttcttacttgttttttttcttatatttcagccatttgtgggcaaaaaatatttcatctttggatgcgtgtatctttttttttgttgttttttatacccttcatatatacccttcattccgtttgtaatttctacatttttcatttccgaccctataaagtatatatattctggatccttatagatggcggagtcgattaagccatgtccgtctgtctgtctgtccgtccgtctgtctgttgaaataaattttctgaagaccccagatatcttcgggatccaaatattcaataattctgtcagacatgctttcgagaattttgctatctaaaatgagcaaaatcggtccacaaatgaggaaaaaaccaagacaacctcgatttttgacctatatctggattactaagacattaatatagacaatatggatatctaatgatagatatttcaaagacatttgcaacgacgtatataagaccatagtaagttggacctattaCTAAGActattactaagacattaatatagacaatatggatatctaatgatagatatttcaaagacatttgcaacgacgtatataagaccatagtaagttggacctacaatgggtcaaaatcggacaaaaaattataacccgaattatttttaaaaaaaaaaaattgaaaaaacaaaaaaaaattttttttaaatttaaaaaaaaaaaatttaaaatttaaacccgAATTAACGAATaaacgaaaaaattttttataacaaacgaaaaaattttttttccaaaaaattaaaaaaaacaactggaaaaaaaaattaaattttgtttacctaaaaatatttaaaattttgaagtataatttggtgaagggtatataagattcggcacagccgaatatagcactcttacttgtttttcttcagaattttatagaaaatgtacgTGATACCGTCATATTTAAACaacgaaaaaaagatcgagcaaaattaaaaaaatatctcttgaactgaaagaaatttttggcaaaaaatattattccaatGTATGGTAACGTATAAATAAGCTGTTGGTCAAAAACTAATGACATCTTTTTTTGAGGGCctactgattttcagaaattggaggcccataaaaaaagaattgataATTTTTAGGCTTTAGTTAAATCTTTTATGTTcctcacaaaaatataaattcgtaatttctgattttttttaaggcatattttaggcgcacaatttccaataataaatgcattatAATCCGCCACCTACTTATAAACTTAGTTCACTGATCATGCCTGATAATGGAGCCAGAGACAGAGGGTCTGCCTGACTGCTgctagtatttaataattttttcttcgCACATTTAACTCGATGTCCGAACGCCTTATTtgtttctaaacattttaaCCAACTTAAAAGATGTTCGCCCtatataaacttaaaataacaattctttCTACTCACCCTTGCAAAATCAAAGTGCGGCTCATAATGGCCACCAATGCCATAGTTGACAACTTGCAGCTCTTCGGCCGTTATCATATCGAGACCAGTCATATCTTCGGTTCTCTGCACAATATTCCTAATAATGGGATGTTCTTCGGTCTTCAGCCAAGCCGACTTACTAATCCGATAATTAGCCGTTTCCAATTCACCAGTTACAGCATTCTGAACAGTAGCTCTGCGGAATCTTGGTCTGGCCATTCTCTTAATTATGTCAATTTCTGTGTCAAAAATAACATCATGATAGACCACAATATAGGGATCTTTGGAGGCTTCTTCCAATTTTAGAGGACCGATTTTCAGGAACGCTACATTATTATTGACATAGCGGCATTTAAGAACTCTTATTTGAGCGGGTGTGGGTTTTAGTTTACCCTGGCACAGCAATTCATAGGCCTTGCGTTCGGTTTGATCGAACATGGTGTAGGGTTCGGCTTTGGAAATGGGCTGTAAATGAGGAGAAACAtgatttttattcaaatgaattaaatcatacacagaaaaaactatttcttaaaccgtttcaattcaaatatttgtcacatattgaactggtttcaattatttcataattaaatcaagtattcatttgctcagaaacaaaatttcttgatattttctattgaattcatgatacaacaacaattatacaattcttgtaacgtcaaacaaaagaaaatataaaaaaatatgaaaaaaaaaaatcaaaatcaaagtttgacgttataaggctaaatattgaaaactctccctagtgattctaccttctacaattattgtatcatgtattgaattttgagttctgaatttgattattttgacaattgaatatacaattttcgttattggttgaatttcaaatacaaaaattattgaatagataattttcgtaattgaaacacatttttgttattttttgtgtttcaattacgaaaattatctattcaataatttttgtatttgaaattcaaccaataacgaaaattgtatattcaattgtcaaaataatcaaattcaaaactcaaaattcaatagaaaatatcaagaaattttgtttttgagcaaatgaatacttgatttaattatgaaataattgaaaccagttcaatatgggataaatgtttgaattgaaatataattttttctgtgtatagaactgtgttttttatacataccAAATCAGATTTAGGTGTTTCATCTGTGCCATCGTCACCTTTCACCTTTTTTCTCACCGACAATTCTTTCAATTCTTTTTCATAGTAAACTTTATTACCTGAGGCACGTTCATGATCTGGTATCAGTTGCAACAATTCATTTGTCATAGAAAGGGCACTCTCAACATTGCCTTTATTTGCACAGACACAGCCCGAGCAGAGTAAGTGAGTGAGGACGAAGTGGGGTAAACAAGAATAAAGAACAAATGGACAACAGCATGAAGTATgggttaaaataaataaacgtttttttatattgtaacaataaatatatgtagAGCAAGTCTGGTTATAAATGCAAGCGTTGATGCACAATAGAGTGgctcttattttgcacttttgcaATTTTCAATGCTCCCAGGCTACAAAATTGTTCTCCGTAATCAAATCGCTTCCCACTCTAACCCATAATAATTACAATAGTGTTTATTAGAAtcgaaaactttttttgaaaatttcattttaatttttttaagtaaaatttgagGTTAGAgaaattctattttaatatttaaacatatacGGATAATGAAATGAACAagaactattttttaatggattattttcaacatttaattttggatttttgaaaatattgctacttaaAATTATCTCTAAATAATAAATCTAATTATGCtttaattttcagcatttgatttttagataaCGGAGAACAAAATTATACCTTGGCAGCATCAAAAATcgcaaaagttcaaaataaggGTCAGCCTAATCCACAATGCACGTAATTTTATGAAGGGGTGGTGGAGGGTCATATTGGGAAAAGTGGTGTAAAGAATCTGATGGTACGTAGAGATGTGGTAAATATTGCCCAGCTTAGTGCCGGTGGAAAATGTAAATGTATgatgtaattaattttattctcTGTTGTAAACATAATGAAAGTGATAAATTGCAAAAAGTAAGAAGACACCTTCTACTATCAACTAGATTCTGTAATACTGCACGTAGTCTCTCTACATTGTATTCGATGtacttgttgttgttattattgcggttgttttatttttgttgttgttgctgccatTTTGCATGCAATTAGTATATTGCAAATATGAAATAGTATTTTGTGTTGCACACACTGCCTTGCCAGTTTGTGTTGATAAATTTCGGACTCTGATGATCAAATATGACATTGACattaatgaattttgtattattatttttttttaaacaaattgtaaaattttctttacattttgtatgtaaagtTTAAACATATGAAAAGTGACGTTTTAAGAACATTCCACAGCATATTCATCTGTATAGAAATACTTCAGAacgattaataaaaaaataagttataataagctctaaatattttcacatagtAAAATCTTAGTTAGGGAGTATTTAATTGCATTAATTACTGTAATCCG
The nucleotide sequence above comes from Calliphora vicina chromosome 1, idCalVici1.1, whole genome shotgun sequence. Encoded proteins:
- the PH4alphaEFB gene encoding prolyl 4-hydroxylase subunit alpha-1, producing the protein MLELRRKKTVTLPLLALFFLLCTIKSINTEVYTALAEMEELLETESVLISNLEGFIKVEQQKLDYLKTKMLEYQREHAEAAVDITNYVSNPINAYLLTKRLTTDWKQVENLMAHDVGGDFLTNITNFRNILKFPSDEDLNGAAVALMRLQDTYNLETSSLAKGELNGIQYSTEMSSDDCFELGRQSYVNHDYYHTVLWMNEAMTRMLDDPRNRTLAFTKADILEYLAFSTYKQGNVESALSMTNELLQLIPDHERASGNKVYYEKELKELSVRKKVKGDDGTDETPKSDLPISKAEPYTMFDQTERKAYELLCQGKLKPTPAQIRVLKCRYVNNNVAFLKIGPLKLEEASKDPYIVVYHDVIFDTEIDIIKRMARPRFRRATVQNAVTGELETANYRISKSAWLKTEEHPIIRNIVQRTEDMTGLDMITAEELQVVNYGIGGHYEPHFDFARREEIRAFQGLNSGNRIATVLFYMSDVEQGGATVFTAINTAVWPKKGAAAFWYNLHRSGEGDYRTRHAACPVLTGSKWVSNKWIHERRQEFRRPCDLEPDHGEFAI